GTATAAGAAGCCTCTTGAGGCTGGATACAGGTGTACTGGCAGTTGGGGAGAGGTATAGTGGAGAAGCAGCGGGAGGCGGGCCGGGGCGACGCGCTGATCGAGCAGCTGTCACGGGACCTGAGCGCGGCGTTCCCCGAGAGGAAGTGCTTCTCCAGGACCAACCTCTTCTATGTCAGGAAGTGGTGCCTGTTCTACGGCAGGGAGCGGTGCCTGTTCTACGGCAGGGAGCGGGAATCAGTCCCACAGCCTGTGGGACAATCAAGCCGGGCGTCCGTGTAAAGCCCGATTTCAGCAATTTCAGCTTGCTGAAAACATTTATAGAGCTTTATACAAGGCAGCGGCTAACTCAGGAGGGGAAAGAGAACGTAGCCCGGCATTCAGGTGGCTTTGTAGCTTTATTAGCCGTTTAACAATCCCATGTCATTTGGGAAAGCGATAGACAAGGTGGTGTGGTATTTGTTCTTAATGCTGGAAACCCTCCAAGTCTGCCGTATATAAAAAGCCTGGGATGAGAGGCTGCAACCGAAAGGTCCGTGGGAGCCGGTATTTCGATGGCGCCCCGCCAGCGAGGCTATTCCCACACTTGAGGCTGGCGGCAAGGGCTTGACCGATTCTGCTCCCGCCTGTTACCCGATGACACCGAGCAGCTTCTCTTTCGTCAGCGGCTTGGGAACGAAAA
This window of the Pontibacter russatus genome carries:
- a CDS encoding DUF1016 N-terminal domain-containing protein → MYWQLGRGIVEKQREAGRGDALIEQLSRDLSAAFPERKCFSRTNLFYVRKWCLFYGRERCLFYGRERESVPQPVGQSSRASV